The following proteins come from a genomic window of Streptomyces sp. Sge12:
- a CDS encoding peptide ABC transporter substrate-binding protein: protein MRGAKSAKWVVGAVVVALAATACGGGDGDSKDKGSAANGGVFRLGSTEPDTIDPGRAHESTGILLANALFTGLYGNTPDGLAEPALAESATSDEGCTSWTFKVKPDTKFSNGEAVDAEAFARGWARAAHKAAASDVAYHFAGIKGYAELQDGSAKTFSGVTTPDPTTIKVDLSKADCEFVLKTAHAAYSPVPKVAKVGEEDKAFGEAPIGNGPFKMDGTWEHNKAINLIRNDGYGLQKASLEKVQVTLLNDKTAQQLEYDGFQAGTFDYAHIPTPMLKTAEAKYKPQNKWFAKDTNGMNFVLPIGDNGPTNNKDARLAISYAIDRQAIAKGVFQGYQTPSTTIVPPAFPKAYQKDLCVSCVKQDVAKAKEHAEKGGLKPGTEIKFSFNTGAGHEEWVQAIAKQLEEVLGVKVKLDGKDFPGMLKEQQGSGATGIYRFAWGADYPTPENFLFPLLHSSSMSKDAEGNVTGDNRVRYNNPEFDKLIDTARATKDEAARTAMYKQAEKMAMEDMALIPTFNRSQFRLMATDKFNGLDDINFNEDPILEKISLKK, encoded by the coding sequence ATGCGCGGTGCCAAGAGCGCCAAGTGGGTCGTGGGCGCGGTTGTCGTCGCCCTGGCCGCTACCGCCTGTGGCGGCGGTGACGGTGACAGCAAGGACAAGGGCAGCGCTGCCAACGGTGGCGTGTTCAGGCTCGGTAGCACCGAGCCGGACACGATCGACCCGGGGCGCGCCCACGAGTCCACCGGCATCCTGCTGGCCAACGCCCTGTTCACCGGCCTGTACGGCAACACGCCGGACGGCCTGGCCGAGCCCGCGCTCGCCGAGTCGGCGACGTCGGACGAGGGTTGCACCTCCTGGACCTTCAAGGTCAAGCCCGACACCAAGTTCTCCAACGGCGAGGCCGTCGACGCCGAGGCGTTCGCCCGTGGTTGGGCCCGTGCCGCGCACAAGGCCGCCGCGTCCGACGTGGCGTACCACTTCGCCGGCATCAAGGGTTACGCCGAGCTGCAGGACGGCTCCGCCAAGACCTTCTCCGGCGTCACCACGCCGGACCCGACCACCATCAAGGTCGACCTGTCGAAGGCGGACTGCGAGTTCGTCCTGAAGACGGCGCACGCTGCCTACAGCCCGGTCCCGAAGGTCGCCAAGGTCGGCGAAGAGGACAAGGCGTTCGGCGAGGCCCCCATCGGTAACGGTCCGTTCAAGATGGACGGCACCTGGGAGCACAACAAGGCGATCAACCTGATCCGCAACGACGGGTACGGTCTCCAGAAGGCCTCCCTCGAGAAGGTCCAGGTCACGCTCCTCAACGACAAGACCGCGCAGCAGCTCGAGTACGACGGCTTCCAGGCCGGCACCTTCGACTACGCGCACATCCCGACGCCGATGCTGAAGACGGCCGAGGCGAAGTACAAGCCGCAGAACAAGTGGTTCGCCAAGGACACCAACGGCATGAACTTCGTTCTGCCGATCGGTGACAACGGTCCGACCAACAACAAGGACGCCCGTCTGGCGATCTCCTACGCGATCGACCGTCAGGCCATCGCCAAGGGTGTCTTCCAGGGCTACCAGACCCCGTCGACGACCATCGTGCCGCCGGCGTTCCCGAAGGCGTACCAGAAGGACCTGTGCGTCTCCTGCGTCAAGCAGGACGTCGCCAAGGCCAAGGAGCACGCCGAGAAGGGCGGCCTGAAGCCGGGTACCGAGATCAAGTTCAGCTTCAACACCGGTGCGGGCCACGAAGAGTGGGTCCAGGCCATCGCGAAGCAGCTCGAAGAGGTCCTGGGCGTCAAGGTCAAGCTCGACGGCAAGGACTTCCCCGGCATGCTCAAGGAGCAGCAGGGTTCCGGCGCGACCGGCATCTACCGCTTCGCGTGGGGCGCGGACTACCCGACCCCGGAGAACTTCCTGTTCCCGCTGCTGCACTCCTCCTCGATGTCGAAGGACGCCGAGGGCAACGTGACCGGTGACAACCGCGTCCGTTACAACAACCCGGAGTTCGACAAGCTGATCGACACGGCTCGTGCCACCAAGGACGAGGCCGCGCGTACGGCGATGTACAAGCAGGCCGAGAAGATGGCCATGGAGGACATGGCCCTCATCCCGACCTTCAACCGTTCCCAGTTCCGCCTGATGGCGACCGACAAGTTCAACGGTCTGGACGACATCAACTTCAACGAGGACCCGATCCTCGAGAAGATCTCGCTCAAGAAGTAA